Within the candidate division KSB1 bacterium genome, the region TGCATTTTCCGCCAGCGACAGGGCACTCTGCTTTTCATTGATGAACTTCCGAATTGGCGACATGTTCTCAGGGACTGGCTGGTTCCAGAAGGCGAATTCGGTTGGCCCCATAATCGGCGCAATGGCAGCGAATAGATCGGGATGACTTAATCCCAGCCACCATGTGCCAGCTCCGCCCATGGAACCGCCTGTCAGGTAAATTCGATTTTCATTAATGGAATAAAGTCGCTGCACTTCATTCAAAACGGCCAACACATCCTGTTCGCCGATATTTTGATACATCGTGTTGCCCCGACCGAAAGGATTGACCAGGATGTACCGCCCCTTAGCCGTGGCATGGGGCATAAAGACAGGCAGAAACAAATTCTCCTGCCAGCTGGAAAAGCTCGGATCGTAGCCGTGCAGATTGATCACCAGCGGGAACGGCCTTTTGCCATCGTATTGTTCAGGCACAAACAGGGCGTACCCCTGCAGGCTCCCATCGATCTCGGAGTAATAACCCCGCATGAACGTGCCGACCTGGTGATGAAAGGGCTGCATTTTTTCTTCGAGCAAGGTCAAATGTGATTTTGCCTGCACCAGCCCTTGTTGAATGGACTCTCGATAAAAATGAAAATGATCGGGCACATCACAATCGCTCAAGCGTTTTTGGATGGCGAACAACTCCACTTCCAGATTGGCCAGATCATTAATTTCGACTCCCAAGGCAGGTTGATGTTTTAGGGTTTCAATTGTCTCTTTGAGATCAGCGTACTCCGTCAAAAAATTCTGTAACTCATTTTTGTCCGCTGCTGCAAAAGTGGCGTCGATGATCTTTTCATTATTTGGCCGAACGAGCGCCTGTGCAGCGGCATCGGCTTTGACTCGATAGCTGTAAATATTGAAATCGTCGATCATCGTATAGGCCCCACCCGATTGAACTGAGGTGAGGGCAAAATTCATATTCTGCGGCACGAGTGGATTCTCATCGATGGCAATGGCATTAAAAAATTCGGGCTCATCGGCAAGCTCGTTTTGCCAGATTTTGATTTTCAAGCAGAGCGGTTTTTCTCCAGTAACTTCGAGTCGAACCCATTGCCACTCATTGAAAACAATTTGCCCTGGAATTGAGGTAAACAGTGGCCTCGGCAGCTTTCCTGCCAGATTTTTCAAAATGCGGATCGTGCCATCGTTCGAGATTTCGAATTTATAATTGTTCCAGCCCTGAGGACGGACGTCGATGGTGAAACTATAATTATGTCCTGCCATCGGCTTGTAACGGAACAGAGCAGCATAATCCCGATTGACGATGGCGTTGTCGAATTTCGGCAGGGCCGAGTACATTTGCTGGCTGATATTGCTGCTATCGAGCGAAACGAACACGCCATCCCTGATCTGCCAGACGCCAAAGCCCCAGACTTTCATGTCCTGCCATTTGTTGGCGGCTGGGGTTTCGAAATCATCGGAGAAGATGTCGCCTAAATTTACAATCTGAGCTTTCGAAAAAGAGGTCATAAAAATGAGGTCTAAAGCAATGATAAAAATTTTTGCAACGTTTTTTTTCATACAGTTCTTTCTTAAAGTTATCAGAGAGCTGGTTCCATCCGCCAGTCGGCCATTGGCGTCAACTTAAAAATTAAATGTCATTCTGAGCGACCGCAGGGAGTGAAGAATCCCTTGATTTATCGAAGATATGTGCGCTAATCGAAAGGATTCTTCGTCGCTTTGCTCCTCAGAATGACCGCTTTTACCCATTCATTTGCTTAGGTTAACGCCAATTGCCAATCGGCGGATGGACTCAATTTTATCAAATTTGAATCGGATAACTCCCATACTCCTCCGCCGCCTCCAGCATCGCCCAGAGATTTTCCACAGGCACCTGGCTATGGATGCAATTCGATGACGCCAGAATAAAACCACCGCCTGGTGCAGCCACCCGAATGACCTCTTTAGTCGCCGCTTTCACTTCGGCAGGAGTCCGATAGGAGAGCAGTTCGGCGCAATCCACATTGCCGCAGAGGGTCACTTTGTCGCCGTAATTGCGCTTCAATTCTCCGATATCCATGCCCGCCACTGGTTCGATGGAATGGATGCCGTCGATGCCGCATTCCAATAGGATCTGCCGCTCGATCACCTTATAATTGCCATCCAGATGCTTGATGAACGGTTTGCCGTATTTGTGGCATTCGGCCGTGATCTGCTGGAGATAGGGCTTCACGAACATTTCGAAATGCTTGGGCGAAAACATCGGTCCATTTTTCCCGCAAAAATCCATTCGGCCATCGATGCCGTCCACGCCACGCTCCAATTGGGCGGTCAGCAGCGGGAAATTATTTTCGTGAACGATGTCAAGATAAGTTTTCACCAATTCGGGATCGGTGACCATCGCTTCAAGAAAAATCGGCAGCCAGGATGAGAACGACGGCAGGAAAATATCGTAATGCCCGAGCACGAACATCCCCCTGGAATTCTGGATGGCATAATCCAGCGCCTCGAATTGGGAGTCATCAGGCTGGATCGGCTGCGGGCCACGTTTCTCCATCTCCCGAACCATCTTTTTGAAGCCGTCCATGCCTTCGTGCGCCAGGCTGGAATCCACTTCATAGTACAAATCTTCCTCTGGCAGGTAGCGCATCAGCGACCAATAGCCCTCGCCGATTTGATATTTCCATTCGTTCTCGCTCACCGCCTGTGGCTTGAGATCATTCTCGCCCTCGTGCGGATCGATAACCAAAATATCGTAGCCCAGCTTATCATAAAGCTCGATGGTATCTTCGATGAATTTTCGATAGAACTCGCTCCGCCTGCCCGCCAGAATCATGTCGTTTCGTAACTTGCCCATGACATATCCGCCTGTACCCACCCAGGCATCTCGCCCCAGCACCTTGCTCCCCACAGGCGAATTCACACACAGCTCAAATTTCGGAATACGATCGGGTTCTTGGTGATTCAAGGCGGTTAAGACTCGTTCTTTGGATATCATTTTTTAACTCCAACAAGTTATTTTATCGATATGAAATTATTGTTGTCAGATGCTCGAGAAAATCACCACTGAAGTACTAAATTCCTAATGCCAATCCTTTATGCTTATTGATGACTGTTCACCGATTACTGATTACTGATCACTGATTACTGATCACTATTTTCAAGAACCTCGGAAAATAAATCCTTAGATCCTCGAAAACCTCCTGCATCACTTTTGAATTCGTCATGTAACTAATCACCAACTCATTATCCGCTTCCGCCAACTCAGGATGGGCTTTGGCGGCGTAACAGAAATAATTGGGACTCCAGCCGATCTCGGGACAGTGATAGACAATCTGCGGCTCGCTGAACGGCCCCACAGGCGTGTCGGCAAAGCGAATTGTGATCGGATGCGGGTGTTTCCAGGCATTAGCGACCAGCACATATTTGCCGATGGCAGGCACGAACGTCAGTGAAAATTCCGTCGTGAAATGTTCGATCACGGGCTTCAGTTGATGAACTTCCCTGCGCCAGATGCCCGTTGCGCCATCGAGATATTCCCAATGGTTCTGATTGTGAATTTCATCAGCCAGATCGCTTTTTATCCTGGCAATGATCAAATTGATAACGGCATCTTCCCAGCCATTTTTAACATTGCGGTAGCCGTAGATGTAAACGTAATCCTGGCTGACAAAGAAATTCGAGCCGAAGCTGCCAAACTGGCGCTGGAACGGCAGCTTGTGGACGGTCATTTGCCATCGGTCGGGTGGATCGTCGGGATTTTCGATGCGAAAAATCTCATTACCGATCTGGCGAAATCCAAACACGTTTTCAGGATCAACGATCTGGATGCGGACACAAAAGACAAACAATTTTCCCCTGATGAAAATCGCACTTAATGGCCAGAGAAAGCCTGGCTCGTTCTCATTGACAAAAAAAGCCCGATGATGGCCGTTTTCTTTGTTCCAATAAAATTGCAATGCATCGCTATTTATTAAGTTGCCTTGCTGAATGGCAATGGAGTTGTTGATGAACCGTGCCCCTTCCCGAGAAAACTGTTTCTTTTCTTGAATGAACGAATCCCCGAACAGCCATAGCACCCGATCATTGGTCAGCGGTAAGCTAAAGGCGCAATCGCCGCCGAACCAGCCGTTCTTGCCCTCTCGAAATAAACGACCTATTTCAGGTAATGGAATGATGTCGATTTTTATTTTATCAAGCATAAAACTTCAAGTCATTAAACTAAACAATCAAAATTCAAAAGATTTTCTCCCATAGAATTGGAATCCCACAGAAGCTAAATTCTCTTTTAATTCCTAGTACCCTTTACCCCACCTAAGATTCCAAACCCTTAGAAGTATACGTCTAAACAAAAGCGATAAAAAATACTTGATAGATTCAAAAAAATTTATTAAAATAGACTTCTGCAAAACTAAAATTTTACGGTCATTCCAAACGAAGCGCAGCTGAGTGAGGAATCTGTCGTTTTCATAGGCCTTAATTGATTAATAAGATTCCCCGACATCTGAAGGTTCGGAATGATAAGATTCTTTATTTTGCAAAGTCGGTTGTTATAATAATCTGGAGAAAATGAAAAATGAATAACATAGAAAATTTAATCCAAGATGATCAGCAATTATTCTTGAAAAATTTGATGCTGACAACCGAATTTAACAAATACATCATCGAACATCCCGATATTTTAAATCGAATCCCTGAGAATGCCCTGGTGATACTATTACCTTCCGACGATCCCGAATTCTGTTCCAAGATGATGAAGCTGGTTGAGCATTATCGAGCAATTGATGATGTGAAAAATCGACCTGTCATTTACATTCGAATTCAAAAACTTGCTCCGCCGCCGCCATCTCGAATTACCAAATTGTCGTTCGAATCGGAACACGTGGCTATTTCTTAATGCTCATTGCCCTTCAGAAGGTTTGAAGCCTTCGGAAGGGTAGGTTTATGCCCCAAGCCCCATGCGCTTACCTCCAAATCAACCTCATCCAGCTTTTCCACCCGACCAAAACACTGACAGTAGCCTCAATTTTATCATTCTCTGGATTGGAGCAAATATATTGTGCAATTTTAAACTTGAGCTCTTTTGGAATTTCAGCCGAATGAAAATAAGCCTCTTTCTCACTTAAGGAAACGAGAACGACGGGCAAATTGATCGATTCCAAAGGGCTCAGCTTCAACGTGGCCGTGCCCGTTTGCCCCAATTTCAATTTGCGCCTAACCTGCCGATCGGGCGGAAATTCCGACACTCGAATCAGATTGTTGTCGAAATTAAACACGCCGCCGATGATTTTCTTTTGGGGGATGAGATCGCTCGCCAAATTGGTAATCAAAAAATCCCCTGCAATCTTGGCCCGCACCGTGGACATGCGGAGGCTGGGATATCGCTTCTGAATTAGATCTGCGATGATTCGATTTAAGCCCTGTTCCAGATTTTTCTGGGCAGCAGTTTGGGCGATCACCACCTGCCCTTGCAGATTGTTCAGGATCGTCTGCTCGGCAATGAATTTCTCATCATCCGTGACCTCCAACAACGGCGCATTGATCTCGACAACGGTATTGGAATCGGAAAGCTGGTCGATGAGATAATGCGTGCGATCGAACTGGATCAGATCGGCGGGGACTTCGAATTTGCCCTGCAAAGTGACAAATTCATCCTCGGCTTTGATGTAGGACAGGGCAATCATCCCAGCAACGAACAACAGCACAAAGCCATAACCGATGATTTCGATGTAGGTGACGTATTTGGCTAAAAGTTTTTTGGTGAATCGATTCATAAAAATATCCTTTTAAACGGACGTGACCGCCACCTGCGAGGTGACGGTCACGTTGTTTACGCTACTCTGCTGATTGTACATCGAAGCGAACAGGCCGTTCCGTTCCATTAACTGATCAAAAGAGCCATGTTCGATGAGCCTACCTTTGTCGATCACAAAAATCTCATCGAAATTTTTGACTGAAATCAGCTTGTGGGTGATCATAATGACGGTCATCTCCTGGCTGATGTTGAAAATGGTTTCTTCAATGCGGCGGGCGGTTTCTGAATCCAGGGCGCTGGTTGCCTCGTCCAGGATCAAAATCCTCGGCTGACGGATCAATGCCCTAGCGATGGCGATCCGCTGCCTCTGCCCGCCCGAAAGTCGGGTGCCCTCGGCCAGATCGGTATCGTATCCATTGGGCAATTTTAAAATGTCATCATGCACGGCTGCCAGCTTCGCCGCCGCTTCGATTTCCTCGATAGTAGCGTCCAATTTGCCGAAGCGAATATTTTCTTTGACTGTGCCGCTAAATAAAAAATCCTCCTGCAAGATAATCCCGATGTTTTGGTAATAACTGCCCAGCTTCAGGTCTTTTAAATTTACCTGGTCGGCCAAAATCTCTCCCTTCTCAGGATCGTAAAACCGCATTACCAGATTGACCAGCGACGTCTTGCCCGAGCCCGACGCACCGACAATTGCAATTCGCTTGCCTCTGGCTATGGTCAAAGTGATGTCGGTTAAGATTTGTTTCTCAGGCACGTAGCGGAACGAAACATCATTAATGTGATATGGCCCCGAAAATATTCCAATGGCGATGGCATCTTTTTTCTCCACGATCGACGGCTCCAGGCCCAGGGTATCCATCAACCTCCTGGCGGGGATCAATTGCAGCCGCACCCCCTCAATCACCCGAATGTATTGATTGATGGGGCTAAAAAACTGTTCCAGCAGAAGAAACAGCGCTGCAATAGCGCCAGCCGTTGGCTTTTGGGTCAGACAGGAATACAGGATCGCTCCGACGATGAAGCCATAGCGCAACAGGTAGATGAAATTGTCGGTAGCCAATTTGACAAAATAATTTTGCCACTCCACCCGCAGCATTTTGATGTATAGCCTGATGTTTTTGAACACCTCGAATTTGTCTTTTCCAAATGCCTTGATGGTTTTGATGCCAGCGAACCACTCCTGCAATCCCGCCAGGAAGCTCTGGCTTTTCTCCCGATACTTGAAATCGATACGGCGCTGGACGTTGTACAACAGATGAATGCCCCAGATGTACGGGATGCAGAAGATGATCAGCGCCAGGCCGATGGAAGCGCTAATGGTGACCGAAATGGTGATGATGATCAACAGCAATCTGGCGGTCACTCGAATAATTAAATCCACCGATTGAGTGACCATGGCCAGCACGGCATCCACATCGTTGCCGACGAACGGCTGCGTTTGTCCCTTGGCCGAACCTGCGGTTTCAAACAACACGCCAAGGATGGCGAGATTAGCAAAACCAGGATCGAACGTCGTCCCCAGTCGATAGATATGCTCGCCGACTGGTCGTTTCTGGAAAAAGCTCAATGGCAAACTGAGCGCATGTTTGAACACGTGCATTCCGAGATTGATGCCCAGCTTCATCGAGACCACGAATTTGATCAATTCCAGGATGCCGTTGCAGGAAAGATAGAGTACGATCTGACTGATCAAAATGATCAGCAGGATCCGAAACATGTGCCAATCCTGCTGCCCCAGCACCTGGTCGATGAATTTTCTGATGACCAACGGCAGCACGATGGTGTTGATGTCCAGCACGGTCAACATCACCGCCAGTAGCAGCATCAGCAGTACCTTGTCCCAGATCGGGAGCAGGTAGCGGATGAAGTAGAGAAAGATTTTCCAGTCGGTCTGTTTTTCGTGATTCATTTTAGTTGATCGTTCGGCCGTTGGGTAATTAGGTAATTGGGTAACTGGGTAATTGGATAGCGAAACAATCCTTGGTCTCGGAATTGAAAGGTCACAGAAAAAAGCTCAACACTGCGCCATGCCCCATGCGCCATGCAGTCCAACCCATGCAACACTATCACCTAATTACCTAATTAGCGCCTGAAAGAAAGCTCACCTTCTTGTCATTTCGACCGAAAGGAGAAATCTTTAAATCCAACAATCTCTATGTCACCAGATTCCTCGCTTCGTTCGGAATGACACTTTTACTTCAAATTCAATGGTTTTTGTTCAAGCACTAATTACCTAATTACCCAATTACCTAACCTGCCCTTCATAAAATTTATAATAAATCCCCCGCTTCTGAATCAACTCCTCGTGTTTCCCCCGCTCAACGATCTCCCCGTGATCGAGCACCAGAATTTCATCGGCATCGGCAATCAACTTGATGCGATGGGAGATGATGATGGTCGGGATGTCTTTGAAATTTTGCCTCAACGTTTCGATGATGGCATCCTCGGTGGCGATGTCCAATGACGACGTCGCCTCATCCAGTAGTAGCAGCCTGGGCTTTTTGATCAACGCACGGGCAATAGCGATGCGCTGTTTCTGTCCGCCAGAGAGATTGGCGCCCTCGGCCACATCCATGTCGTAACCGCCTGGCATCTGCATGATGTCATCGTGAATACCTGCCGCTTTCGCTGCTTGAATCACCTCATCGTCCGTGGCATCAGGTCGGGCGTAGCGGATGTTGTCCCGAATCGTGCCGCCGAACAGAAACGTGTCCTGCAAAATCACACCCGTCTGCTCCAGCACCGATTTCATGTTGATCTGCTTCAGATTTTCATGGTCGATTTTGATTGCGCCGTTGTTTGGATCGTAAAGCCGTAATGCCAGGTTAGCGATGGTGCTTTTGCCAGCCCCACTGGCGCCGATGATAGCCAGTTTCTTGCCTGGCTCTAATTTAAAAGAGATATTTTTCAGGATCGGAAAGCCTGGTTGATAGGCAAAATTAACATTATTGAATTCCAGATCTCCCTTGAGATTATCTATCTTTTTGGCAGCCTCTGGTTCAGTGATTTCGGGTTGAATATCCAGCGTCTCGAAGAAGCGCTGCGCAGGCACGGTGTAAAGACGCAGCTTCTGAAAGAAACTGAAGGTGAGATCCAGAAAATAGAGCATCTGGCGGGAGAAGATCACGATACTGAACCAGGTAACAACGGGAATTTTCCCTTTCAGCGCAAAGTAAGCGAAGAACGGCAGTGAAAGCGGCCACAAAATATGCACGGGCGACGTCCGAACCTGATCGGCCACCAGTGTTTGCATGAGGTAGGCAGACTGGGTTGATTTTAAATAATTGACCAGCGCCCGATAATAGCGCCGTACCGTGTATTTCACCCGATCGAACGCCTTGATCACCCGAATGCCAGCAATGCTATCCCGCAGCACGGCGGTCATTTCCTGAGCCCTGGCTCGCTTTCGATAATCCAATCGACGGACGGTAGTATACAGCACGTGTACCAGAAAGTAAATCGGAATCAAAACCAGCGCAAGGTAGAAGAGAATCTCAGGCCCTGCCACAGAGATGAGATACGCCATCAAAATCGTCTGATAGACGCTGGAGATCAGCATGGGGAAGCCGCTCATGGGATTGTTGAACAGCGGGATGAACGAGTCGATATCGACATTGGCCCGATAGATGTGCTCGCCAACGGGACGGGTTTGGTAGAAACTCAGCGAGAGCGATTCGAGATGGCGATAGAGTACCTGCCTGAACTTCAGCGATAATTTTAGACCGATGTACCAGTTCAGCGTATTCAATAGGCTTTCGAAAATAACATAGCGAAATAAAAAAGCAGGCAGCAGCATCAGCAGGCAGAATTTCAGGTAATCGGCGGTTCGGCCTGCTCCAATAAAAAGGGGCAACTTCGAGAGCAACAGAATCGGCAACGCATGGATCGTCCCCTGGATGAATTGCAGCAAAATCACCAATAGGTATTTGTCCCAATAGGGGATGACGTACCTGAATAGCTTGATGAGAAGTTTGGTCTGTGTATGTTTGCCGATCGCTGTCAATTAAGCCTCTCTAAATTTCTAGTGCATGGGGCATGGTGCTTGGAGCAAGGAGCTTAGAGCTTAGTGCCTGTTGCTCCATCTGCGTAGATAATGAATATATCACAATAGAGTATTTCTGAAGTTGGAGATTTTTCGGCTTTCGATTGATAGTTTGTCGTATAGTTTTTCTTTCGTTTCGATTGAAATCAGATTGCGCATGAGCAAAATGACAAGAATATTGGCGCACTCGAAGGTCGATCGTCTGGCAACATTCAGAAAGTGAGCAAATTCTTTGTTTGAGTAGGACCCAGAGCCCTCGGATATATTATTGCACATGCTCATTCCTGAATCCCGAAGTTGTTCGGCAAAGCTATAAAGGTGCTTTGCTGCCAACTCATCAGCAATATTAAATAATTCATTGGCGATCTCAATCGCCAGCTTCCAAATTTCCAGGTCCTCGAATCGAAATTTGGCCATTTTGAACTCCTTTTTGAGTTGAGTGAGTTAAGTAGCTGAGTAAGTCTAATGCGATAAATGAAATTGTCTATCCCGTGCACGCAATGCCCCATGCGCCAAGCCCCAAGCCCTAGGCCAAAGTCACCTCTATCAACCTCGGATAATACTCCTCGAACTCCACACATGTTAAATAAATCACCCTCCCATTTTCCTTCGCCAATTCTGGATGTTCCTTTCCCGCATAAACCAATGGGCCATTATAGACCAGCGGATTGCGCAGCGGCGCTTTTGGTATCCACAATACGGTGGGCTCGCTCCACGGTCCCCAGGGATGCGGGGCTGTTCGGCCCACGACCTTACCCGTCGTTTCCCATGAATGGACCGCCAAATAGCAGCCCAGATAGGCGTTATATGAGACCGACAGCTCGGTCGGCATGCCCTCCATGATCGAAATGGCCTTGCTTCGATCCACGCTCCACTCGGGTTTCGAGGAAATCAGATATTCATAATAGGAGATGTACCCCAGGCTATCGAAGGGCACTCGTGCCAGAGCGCAATAGTGCTTCCAGTCTTTGTAATACGAGCCATAGACGTAAACGAAACCTTCCGCCTTCACGGGCAAGACCGCCACGCCGAATAGCGGTTCATCTTGATGCCAGAAAATGGGTGAACCTTGATCTACAACCCGCTGAAATATTAGCTCAGGATAATTGGCCACGGTCATGCCACTCCCCTCGACAGCGAATTTATATGGCCACTGGCCTTCGGGCAGAATTTTGACTCGAATATAGTACAGATAGACTTTTCCATCGATGCAACAGCCGTGCATTGGCCAGATGCGATGAACGGATGGATCCTCGTCGGGCGATAATGGAACAAGTTGGCGCAGCTCGCCCGTTGCATCGGTCACATACGAAAAGTCAGTCAAGCCCGTGGCCGCATCTTTTGAGCGACAAATCAAACCCGTGTTATTCGGCATCCGCTCGATGAGCCGTCGGCCCATTTCATCGAAGCTCCCCACAAAAGTATCGCCGAAAACCCAGAGTGCCTCTCGATCGTTGATCGGGATGGAATACGCTCCATCCTGGCCGATCATTTTGACGTTGTTTTCGGTGAAGAGCAGTCCCAGATCACGGGTGCTGGCAACTTTGAGCATCTTGGAGCCTTTCGGAAAATCCAAAATTCAAATATTAATGATTCAAACTTCTTGAAAACCAAACATGCAAGCGATCAAATTTTGTTCTGCTTCTTAGTTTCCATTTAGTCGATAATTGTGATTGACATTTCCAAAAAAAATAATTATATTATGATCACAAAAGATCAAAAAAAATGCAGAATGAATGGTGCATTATGGAAAAAAATCACATCCAAATCACCCCTGGCATTTGCGGAGGAAAACCGCACATTTCGGGACATCGGATTCGAGTCCAGGACATTGTGATCTGGCATGAAAAAATGGGA harbors:
- a CDS encoding ABC transporter ATP-binding protein/permease; the encoded protein is MNHEKQTDWKIFLYFIRYLLPIWDKVLLMLLLAVMLTVLDINTIVLPLVIRKFIDQVLGQQDWHMFRILLIILISQIVLYLSCNGILELIKFVVSMKLGINLGMHVFKHALSLPLSFFQKRPVGEHIYRLGTTFDPGFANLAILGVLFETAGSAKGQTQPFVGNDVDAVLAMVTQSVDLIIRVTARLLLIIITISVTISASIGLALIIFCIPYIWGIHLLYNVQRRIDFKYREKSQSFLAGLQEWFAGIKTIKAFGKDKFEVFKNIRLYIKMLRVEWQNYFVKLATDNFIYLLRYGFIVGAILYSCLTQKPTAGAIAALFLLLEQFFSPINQYIRVIEGVRLQLIPARRLMDTLGLEPSIVEKKDAIAIGIFSGPYHINDVSFRYVPEKQILTDITLTIARGKRIAIVGASGSGKTSLVNLVMRFYDPEKGEILADQVNLKDLKLGSYYQNIGIILQEDFLFSGTVKENIRFGKLDATIEEIEAAAKLAAVHDDILKLPNGYDTDLAEGTRLSGGQRQRIAIARALIRQPRILILDEATSALDSETARRIEETIFNISQEMTVIMITHKLISVKNFDEIFVIDKGRLIEHGSFDQLMERNGLFASMYNQQSSVNNVTVTSQVAVTSV
- a CDS encoding alpha/beta hydrolase-fold protein, yielding MKKNVAKIFIIALDLIFMTSFSKAQIVNLGDIFSDDFETPAANKWQDMKVWGFGVWQIRDGVFVSLDSSNISQQMYSALPKFDNAIVNRDYAALFRYKPMAGHNYSFTIDVRPQGWNNYKFEISNDGTIRILKNLAGKLPRPLFTSIPGQIVFNEWQWVRLEVTGEKPLCLKIKIWQNELADEPEFFNAIAIDENPLVPQNMNFALTSVQSGGAYTMIDDFNIYSYRVKADAAAQALVRPNNEKIIDATFAAADKNELQNFLTEYADLKETIETLKHQPALGVEINDLANLEVELFAIQKRLSDCDVPDHFHFYRESIQQGLVQAKSHLTLLEEKMQPFHHQVGTFMRGYYSEIDGSLQGYALFVPEQYDGKRPFPLVINLHGYDPSFSSWQENLFLPVFMPHATAKGRYILVNPFGRGNTMYQNIGEQDVLAVLNEVQRLYSINENRIYLTGGSMGGAGTWWLGLSHPDLFAAIAPIMGPTEFAFWNQPVPENMSPIRKFINEKQSALSLAENA
- a CDS encoding uroporphyrinogen decarboxylase family protein, which gives rise to MISKERVLTALNHQEPDRIPKFELCVNSPVGSKVLGRDAWVGTGGYVMGKLRNDMILAGRRSEFYRKFIEDTIELYDKLGYDILVIDPHEGENDLKPQAVSENEWKYQIGEGYWSLMRYLPEEDLYYEVDSSLAHEGMDGFKKMVREMEKRGPQPIQPDDSQFEALDYAIQNSRGMFVLGHYDIFLPSFSSWLPIFLEAMVTDPELVKTYLDIVHENNFPLLTAQLERGVDGIDGRMDFCGKNGPMFSPKHFEMFVKPYLQQITAECHKYGKPFIKHLDGNYKVIERQILLECGIDGIHSIEPVAGMDIGELKRNYGDKVTLCGNVDCAELLSYRTPAEVKAATKEVIRVAAPGGGFILASSNCIHSQVPVENLWAMLEAAEEYGSYPIQI
- a CDS encoding DUF4185 domain-containing protein; its protein translation is MLKVASTRDLGLLFTENNVKMIGQDGAYSIPINDREALWVFGDTFVGSFDEMGRRLIERMPNNTGLICRSKDAATGLTDFSYVTDATGELRQLVPLSPDEDPSVHRIWPMHGCCIDGKVYLYYIRVKILPEGQWPYKFAVEGSGMTVANYPELIFQRVVDQGSPIFWHQDEPLFGVAVLPVKAEGFVYVYGSYYKDWKHYCALARVPFDSLGYISYYEYLISSKPEWSVDRSKAISIMEGMPTELSVSYNAYLGCYLAVHSWETTGKVVGRTAPHPWGPWSEPTVLWIPKAPLRNPLVYNGPLVYAGKEHPELAKENGRVIYLTCVEFEEYYPRLIEVTLA
- a CDS encoding ABC transporter ATP-binding protein/permease, with protein sequence MTAIGKHTQTKLLIKLFRYVIPYWDKYLLVILLQFIQGTIHALPILLLSKLPLFIGAGRTADYLKFCLLMLLPAFLFRYVIFESLLNTLNWYIGLKLSLKFRQVLYRHLESLSLSFYQTRPVGEHIYRANVDIDSFIPLFNNPMSGFPMLISSVYQTILMAYLISVAGPEILFYLALVLIPIYFLVHVLYTTVRRLDYRKRARAQEMTAVLRDSIAGIRVIKAFDRVKYTVRRYYRALVNYLKSTQSAYLMQTLVADQVRTSPVHILWPLSLPFFAYFALKGKIPVVTWFSIVIFSRQMLYFLDLTFSFFQKLRLYTVPAQRFFETLDIQPEITEPEAAKKIDNLKGDLEFNNVNFAYQPGFPILKNISFKLEPGKKLAIIGASGAGKSTIANLALRLYDPNNGAIKIDHENLKQINMKSVLEQTGVILQDTFLFGGTIRDNIRYARPDATDDEVIQAAKAAGIHDDIMQMPGGYDMDVAEGANLSGGQKQRIAIARALIKKPRLLLLDEATSSLDIATEDAIIETLRQNFKDIPTIIISHRIKLIADADEILVLDHGEIVERGKHEELIQKRGIYYKFYEGQVR
- a CDS encoding DUF4185 domain-containing protein, translating into MLDKIKIDIIPLPEIGRLFREGKNGWFGGDCAFSLPLTNDRVLWLFGDSFIQEKKQFSREGARFINNSIAIQQGNLINSDALQFYWNKENGHHRAFFVNENEPGFLWPLSAIFIRGKLFVFCVRIQIVDPENVFGFRQIGNEIFRIENPDDPPDRWQMTVHKLPFQRQFGSFGSNFFVSQDYVYIYGYRNVKNGWEDAVINLIIARIKSDLADEIHNQNHWEYLDGATGIWRREVHQLKPVIEHFTTEFSLTFVPAIGKYVLVANAWKHPHPITIRFADTPVGPFSEPQIVYHCPEIGWSPNYFCYAAKAHPELAEADNELVISYMTNSKVMQEVFEDLRIYFPRFLKIVISNQ
- a CDS encoding four helix bundle protein, producing the protein MAKFRFEDLEIWKLAIEIANELFNIADELAAKHLYSFAEQLRDSGMSMCNNISEGSGSYSNKEFAHFLNVARRSTFECANILVILLMRNLISIETKEKLYDKLSIESRKISNFRNTLL